From the genome of Symphalangus syndactylus isolate Jambi chromosome 13, NHGRI_mSymSyn1-v2.1_pri, whole genome shotgun sequence:
TTTCCACCAGGGCTGTGCTGGGAGTTAAGGCTGGAAAAGGGGAGATGGTTCCACCTGCCAGTGCCACATGAGTCTGCTCAGGGCTGTAACCGGCAGGGGAGGGTCCAGTATGAGCCTCAGACTCTCATGTGGGACAGACGCCCATGTGTGACAACGCTGCAGTGAATCTGTTCCACACACATGGAGGAGGCGGCTCAGGGCTGACCATGGACCTGAGTCAATGAGCAGAGATATCCCCAGTGCCCTCCACAAACACAGGGGACGGGGAGCCACAACCTCCCACTTTCATCCAAAACCATGACCCCTCCCTGTCTGTGAGGGCCCTGGGGTTCTCCTCTGTCTCATATAGAGGCGGAAACCTCCCTTTTAGTGATTCCCTGACATGGCAAGTCACCAGCAGCCACTTGGCTCTGACCTCGCTGCTTCCTGAGGTTTCCTGCCTGTGTCAGGAAGTTTCATTTCTCATATCCTTCTACGGCTGCGTATTTCAGAAACACGTATTCGTCAGGGTTCTCTGGAGgggcagaactaataggatagatgtatataaaaAGGGGAGTTTATGAAGGAGTACCGattcacacgatcacaaggtgacgTCCCACAATAGACTGTctgtaagctgaggagcaaggaagctagTCTGAGTCTCAAAACCTCAGAAGCAgagaagccgacagtgcagccttcagtctgtggtcaaaGGCCCTGCATGGGAAGGTCAGGGCTTGGCAGGGTGGGAGACGGACCTGGCTGGGCTGGGGGTGAGAGCAATGCAGGGTCCGTCCTGTACAGCCcactccctcccccaggccctgcTGTGCTGGGGAAGGGAGGGTTGCAAGGAGGACACCAGCCCCAGATGGAGACACTAAGACAGGCCCTTCCTGTCAGATGAGGAGACCCAGAGCAGGAAGTGGGTGTCCACCTGGTGGGGCAGCAGGAGGACAGCTAGGGAAAACGCAAGGTCCCAGGTTCCCTTCCCAGACCTGCTTCTTCCAATGAACTCTGCTCATTGAAGGGGATGCGTCTCCACGGGAGGAACTGTTCTTCCTCTTTCTGTGCCTGTGGCTGTGATGATCTGCATATTTCAGACGGATCACAAGGAGAATTTCATGGTATTTGGAGCCGATGTGGGCTCTTGAGTGGGGGCGTCAATCATCCTCCACTGTGGAGCCCAACACCAGGATCCTCTCCCGTCCCCGCCCTCCTGTCTGAACTGGTCTGGAAATTCACCATGGCTGAGCCTGCCAAGTCCTGggcaccactgaccccacagccACTGTGATGAGTGGGGTTCATGACAACAGGCTCAGAGGTGACAttcttgtccaaggtcacataaaCCTGGATGATAATCAGGAATTGAATGCAGATCAGCTCCCCTCCCCCAGAATCAGATGACAGATGACAAGGAAACATATATATTTCTCTGTATCCCTCTATTTCCCCTTTTCACACAGGCTcttgcgctgtcgcccaggctggagggccaaggggtgatcatagctccctgcagcctccgcctcccaggcccaaatgatcctcacacctcagcctcctgagtagctgggaccacaggcatgagcctccatgcccagctcacttttttcttttctgtagagacagagtcaaAGTATGTTGCCCGGGACTGTCtgaagctcctggcctcaagcccacctcccacctcagcctcgttaagggctgagattccaggcatgagccaccacggtgGACCCTGCATTTCTCCTCTGTGCTCACTGCCACACGCAGCTCAGCCTGGGCTGCACAGCCAGGTATCAGGTGCGTCTCTGCTGATCTGAGTCTCCCTGCAGCATGGACCTCTGTCTTCCCTGAAGCGTCTCCAGGGCTGGAGAGATGACTGCCATGGTAAGGACTCCACAATGCTGTGCTGATGGACGGgctgaaggagggagggagacccCATGGGGAGGCTCTGAGACGGAGGAGGAGCCCATGGTCACCCTCGCCTGAAAGGGGCTGACTCAGGAAGGCACCGCGTCTATTTGCTGCTGTGTCCTGGCTCTCGGTAAGATGAAGACAGATCAGGGAGATGGTGGCCAGGGAGCAGGGAGACCCCATTTCTCTCTGAAATGTCTGCAGAGAGCCTGGTGACCGCCCCCACTTCAGCCCTGGGGAAATGAGAGCCAGGCCCCTGGAGAGGgcagttccccttcctgtgggCTGCGGATGAAACAACCCCATGACAAGAAGGACCCAGCCTCCAAGCAGCCACAccctgtgtgtctctctgtcctGCCGGCACCGAGGGCTCATCCACCTGCAGAGCCCGGGGTCGCTGGGAGGAGACGCCATGGCTCCCACCCTCACAGCCCTGCTCTGCCTCGGTGAGACTTCAAGATGGGGAGCGGGAGATCCCAATCTTGGAGggaccccaccccacacacaagCCCTGGTCCATCAGGAGACCTCAGAAGCTCAGGAGGCACCAGGGCGGGGACCTGCTCAGGCTTCGGGGCAAATCCCTCACAGGGAACTCTCTTGCAGGGCTGAGTCTGGGCCCCAGGACCCACACGCAGGCAGGTGAGTCTGTCCCCAGCTGTCCCAGGTCCCTCCTCCTCAGTAGGGACAAGGGCCACACCTGGGCAGCTGGGGGAGGGGACAGCAGTTCTGGGTGACTGATGGGGATGACGGGGGGTCCTGGGGCAGAAAGCTGGGATCTGAGTGTGGGGACGTCTTGGGATCCAGCCTCTGAATTCCTTCCAGGGCCCCTCCCCAAACCCACCCTCTGGGCTGAGCCAGGCTCTGTGATCATCCGGGAGAGCCCCGTGACCATCTGGTGTCGGGGGACCCTGGAGGCCGAGGAGTACCGTCTGTATAAAGAGGAAAGCCCAGCATCCTGGGACACACAGAACccactggaacccaggagcaAGGGCAGATTCTCCATCCCATCCATGACACAGCACCATGCAGGGAGATACCGCTGTCACTATCGCAGCTCTGCAGGCTGGTCAGAGCACAGCGACCCCCTGGAGCTGGTGGTGACAGGTGAGAGGACACTCAGGGGTCCCAGCCCCAGGCTCTGCCCTCAGGAAGGGGGCCGGCTCTCAGGGGCGTCTCCCTCTCACAGCCCAGCCCTGGGGATGATGTGGGAGGTGGGAGCCCCATTTAACACGGTGCCTCCTTCTCTCATAGGATTCTACAACAAACCCACCCTctcagccctgcccagccctgtggTGGCCTCAGGAGGGAACGTGACCCTCCAGTGTGGCTCACAGGAGGGATATCACCATTTTGTTCTGGTGAAGGAAGGAGAACACCAGCTCCCCTGGACCCTGGACTCACAGCAGCCCCACAGTGGGTGGTTCCAGGCCCTGTTCCCTGTGGGCCCCGTGACCCCCAGCCACAGATGGACGTTCAGATGCTATTACTATTATAGGAGCGCCCCCCAGGTGTGGTCCCAGCCCAGTGACCCCCTGGAGATTCTGGCCTCAGGTGAGGGAGCCACGGCCTTCTCTAATACACTTTCGGGGCAGCTGACAGGTTGTGGGGAGTCTGGCTGGTGACTGAATCTGGAAAGGACTCAGAGTGATGTGTTGATGGACGGGCTGAAGGCGTGAGGGAGACCCCATGGGGAGGCTCTGACATGGGAGGAGGAGCCCTCGGCCACCCTCACCTGGAAGGGGAGGACTCAGGAAGGCGCCGGTGTGTTTGCTGTAAGGTCCCGGCTCTCAGGGACAGGAGGAAAGATCAGGCACAGTGGCCAGGGCTAGGGAGACCCCACTCCTCTGAAATGACTCCAAGACAGCCCCGGGTGAGGAGGAGGCCCTGGGGTCAGAGACCCAGAGTGTGAGAGACAGTGAGACCTGCAGGGCGAGGACGGGAGAAGGAAGGGGCGTGGGAGGAACCAGCCCCTCGGAGTCCCGGCTCCTCTTTCTCTCCAGGCGTGTCTAGGAAGCCCTCCCTCCTGACCCTGCAGGGCCCTGTCGTGGCCTCTGGGGAGACTCTGACCCTCCAGTGTGGCTCTGATGTCGGCTACGACAGATTCGCTCTGTACAAGGACGGGCAACGTGACTTCCTCCAGCGCCCTGGCCGGCAGCCCCAGGCTGGGCTCTCCCAGGCCAACTTCACCCTGGGCCCTGTGAGGGGCTCCCACGGCGGCCAGTACAGATGCTACGGTGCACACAACCTCTCCTCCGAGTGGTCGGCCCCCAGTGACCCCCTGGACATCCAGATCGCAGGTGAGGAGCCCAGCGGGTTCAGTCAGGGATCCAGGCTCTGCACAGGCCCTGCCGGGGGAGCCCAGGTGGTGATGGCCGGGATGAGGGGTGGGGTCccaagggagggagagacagacagagacaggggatgggcggggagggggagactcagagaaaacagagacagagagactgagGGTCCCAGAGAGAGGCCTGGGGAGGTCTCAGCTCAGAACAAGGAGGGGCAGCCCCTCACCCATCCTTCTTCTCTCCAGGACAGATCTATGACACAGTCTCCCTCTCGGTGCAGCCGGGCCCCACGGTGGCCTCAGGAGAGAATGTGTCCCTGCTGTGTCAGTCATGGTGGCAGTTTGACACTTTCCTTCTGACCAAAAAAGGGGCAGCCCATCCCCCGCTTAGTCTGAGATCAAAGTACCGAGCTCATAAGTACCAGGCTGAATTCCACATGAGTCCTGTGACCTCAGCCCATGGGGGAACCTATAAGTGCTATGGCTCACGCAGCTCCGACCCCCACCGGCTCTCTCTCCCCAGTGACCCCCTGGAACTCATGGTCTCAGGTGAGGGCCCTGACCCTGTCCTCTCTGAACTCAAACCTCAGCTCCGGCCCTGCCCCGAGCAGAGCTCTCGGCTGGGATGGAGTGAGGGAGGCTGTGAGGGAGGCTTAGCCAGAGGGGACCCAGCGCACAGAGGGGAGGAGGCCAACAGGGGTTCTCCTAGGCATGGCCACCCGTTCTCCCCTGCTGGCATGCAGAAGGTACCAGGTGGGCAGAGAAATGGTTCCAGGGAATCCACTGGGCAGACAGAGACTGGGAGTGGAAGGGTGCACCCCATGGAcagccccagcccctcacccGCCTCCTGTGCTCCATCCAGGACCCGCTGGAGGCTCCAGCCCCCCACTCACAGGGCCGCCCTCCACACCTGGTGAGTCACTGGGGCCTCTTGGGGAGCGCGGCCTCCCCCAGGGCAGTCTGAGTCTCCCAAAGtttcccattcccctcccctAAAGGACAGGCTTGTGTCCCAGGGGCTCTGAGGCTGTGCTGGTTGGGGGGGGTGTCGAGGCAGAGGGAGATGTTGGGGCCCAGCCTGggggaggaggagctgggctGATGTGGGGGGCAAGGCAGCCCCAGCCCTCACCAACCTGTCCTGACCCAGAAGGCCCTGAAGACCAGCCCCTGAGCCCCCCAGGGTCAGGCCCCCAGAGTGGTGAGTGAGGGGCTCTGAGTGGGAGGTGGGcgggggaggcaggggtgggttCTGTCCTAGGTTCAGGCTCCTCTGGAGGTGGCGATGTGGACAGGCCCCTCCAatgcctgggcctcagtttctccaagtGTAAAGGAGAAAGGCCTGCGGGTGGGAAAGTTCCTTTCAGTTCTGACTCCCAGCTGTGACCTCCTGGGAGAGGAGGCCTACCAGGGAACCTCCCAGACCCGATTCCGCAGGGGCCTGTCCTGTCCCACCTGCAGCACAGACAGTGacctggggcaggggaggggaacaGGACGGTGATTCAGGATGGTCAGGCTCTTTCCCTGCAGCTCCGGGGCTCAGCTCTGGTGCAGGAACAAGGGCTGCAGGTCAGACTCCCGGGCTCCCTTCCCAGCTCTGCCGCTTCCTGGCTGGGGGCCCAGGGCAGGCGATtccccactctgagcctcagtttgtgcatctgtgaaatgggttgtGGGGGTGGCAATTCCATGTTGCACGACTGCTTGTGAAGGTTGGAGGTCACGAAGGAAAGACTTGGCTCGCgcctgcacacagtaggtgctcacatCAATGACGTCATTCCCACTCCTGACATCATGTCAAGGTCTGGGAAGATACCTGGAGGTTTTGATTGGGGTCTCGGTGGCCTTCGTCCTGCTGCTCTTCcttctcatcttcctcctcctccgacGTCAGCGTCAGAGCAAACACAGGACATCTGGTGAGTAGGGAAGCGGGGGACCCATGGGCCGACCGAGGGTGGGCTCAGAGCACCAGCCAGAGGGAACCCAAACACACAGGTGTCAGTTTAGAAAACCGGTTCCAGGGGCACGTAATGTCAGCACGCATTTACAAACTCCAGTATTCATGCAGTTTTTTTCTATCTCATGAAATATTTGGAACATCTAGGCaggaatatttttagttttccttctttccctcaagTTGCATGTGTAGAATGGGGGTTCTAATGTTCCCAGGGCTGAGACTCTGTCCATCTTCACCCAGACCAGAGACGGACTGATTCCCAGCGTCCTGCAGGAGCTGCAGAGCCAGAGCCCAAGGACAGGAGCCTGCTGAAGAGGTAATTCTGCCCAAAGACCCCAGACTCCCACCCACCGCAGCCCATACACTGCCCCTCACAGTCCCATGTCCTCCCTCAGGTCCAGCCCAGCTGCTGACGTCCAGGAAGAAAACCTCTGTAAGAGGAAGAGAGG
Proteins encoded in this window:
- the LOC129460676 gene encoding leukocyte immunoglobulin-like receptor subfamily B member 3 isoform X3, with product MTRRTQPPSSHTLCVSLSCRHRGLIHLQSPGSLGGDAMAPTLTALLCLGLSLGPRTHTQAGPLPKPTLWAEPGSVIIRESPVTIWCRGTLEAEEYRLYKEESPASWDTQNPLEPRSKGRFSIPSMTQHHAGRYRCHYRSSAGWSEHSDPLELVVTGFYNKPTLSALPSPVVASGGNVTLQCGSQEGYHHFVLVKEGEHQLPWTLDSQQPHSGWFQALFPVGPVTPSHRWTFRCYYYYRSAPQVWSQPSDPLEILASGVSRKPSLLTLQGPVVASGETLTLQCGSDVGYDRFALYKDGQRDFLQRPGRQPQAGLSQANFTLGPVRGSHGGQYRCYGAHNLSSEWSAPSDPLDIQIAGQIYDTVSLSVQPGPTVASGENVSLLCQSWWQFDTFLLTKKGAAHPPLSLRSKYRAHKYQAEFHMSPVTSAHGGTYKCYGSRSSDPHRLSLPSDPLELMVSGPAGGSSPPLTGPPSTPEGPEDQPLSPPGSGPQSGLGRYLEVLIGVSVAFVLLLFLLIFLLLRRQRQSKHRTSDQRRTDSQRPAGAAEPEPKDRSLLKRSSPAADVQEENLYAAMKDTQPEDGVEMDTQSPHDEDPQAVTYAPVKHSRPRREMASPPSPLSEEFLDTKDTQAEEDRQMDTEAAASEAPQDVTYAQLHSLTLRREATEPPPSQEREPPAEPSVYATLAIR
- the LOC129460676 gene encoding leukocyte immunoglobulin-like receptor subfamily B member 3 isoform X8, translated to MTRRTQPPSSHTLCVSLSCRHRGLIHLQSPGSLGGDAMAPTLTALLCLGLSLGPRTHTQAGPLPKPTLWAEPGSVIIRESPVTIWCRGTLEAEEYRLYKEESPASWDTQNPLEPRSKGRFSIPSMTQHHAGRYRCHYRSSAGWSEHSDPLELVVTGFYNKPTLSALPSPVVASGGNVTLQCGSQEGYHHFVLVKEGEHQLPWTLDSQQPHSGWFQALFPVGPVTPSHRWTFRCYYYYRSAPQVWSQPSDPLEILASGVSRKPSLLTLQGPVVASGETLTLQCGSDVGYDRFALYKDGQRDFLQRPGRQPQAGLSQANFTLGPVRGSHGGQYRCYGAHNLSSEWSAPSDPLDIQIAGQIYDTVSLSVQPGPTVASGENVSLLCQSWWQFDTFLLTKKGAAHPPLSLRSKYRAHKYQAEFHMSPVTSAHGGTYKCYGSRSSDPHRLSLPSDPLELMVSEGPEDQPLSPPGSGPQSGLGRYLEVLIGVSVAFVLLLFLLIFLLLRRQRQSKHRTSDQRRTDSQRPAGAAEPEPKDRSLLKRSSPAADVQEENLYAAMKDTQPEDGVEMDTQSPHDEDPQAVTYAPVKHSRPRREMASPPSPLSEEFLDTKDTQAEEDRQMDTEAAASEAPQDVTYAQLHSLTLRREATEPPPSQEREPPAEPSVYATLAIR
- the LOC129460676 gene encoding leukocyte immunoglobulin-like receptor subfamily B member 3 isoform X7, which gives rise to MTRRTQPPSSHTLCVSLSCRHRGLIHLQSPGSLGGDAMAPTLTALLCLGLSLGPRTHTQAGPLPKPTLWAEPGSVIIRESPVTIWCRGTLEAEEYRLYKEESPASWDTQNPLEPRSKGRFSIPSMTQHHAGRYRCHYRSSAGWSEHSDPLELVVTGFYNKPTLSALPSPVVASGGNVTLQCGSQEGYHHFVLVKEGEHQLPWTLDSQQPHSGWFQALFPVGPVTPSHRWTFRCYYYYRSAPQVWSQPSDPLEILASGVSRKPSLLTLQGPVVASGETLTLQCGSDVGYDRFALYKDGQRDFLQRPGRQPQAGLSQANFTLGPVRGSHGGQYRCYGAHNLSSEWSAPSDPLDIQIAGQIYDTVSLSVQPGPTVASGENVSLLCQSWWQFDTFLLTKKGAAHPPLSLRSKYRAHKYQAEFHMSPVTSAHGGTYKCYGSRSSDPHRLSLPSDPLELMVSGPAGGSSPPLTGPPSTPGLGRYLEVLIGVSVAFVLLLFLLIFLLLRRQRQSKHRTSDQRRTDSQRPAGAAEPEPKDRSLLKRSSPAADVQEENLYAAMKDTQPEDGVEMDTQSPHDEDPQAVTYAPVKHSRPRREMASPPSPLSEEFLDTKDTQAEEDRQMDTEAAASEAPQDVTYAQLHSLTLRREATEPPPSQEREPPAEPSVYATLAIR
- the LOC129460676 gene encoding leukocyte immunoglobulin-like receptor subfamily B member 4 isoform X14, whose translation is MTRRTQPPSSHTLCVSLSCRHRGLIHLQSPGSLGGDAMAPTLTALLCLGLSLGPRTHTQAGPLPKPTLWAEPGSVIIRESPVTIWCRGTLEAEEYRLYKEESPASWDTQNPLEPRSKGRFSIPSMTQHHAGRYRCHYRSSAGWSEHSDPLELVVTGFYNKPTLSALPSPVVASGGNNVSLLCQSWWQFDTFLLTKKGAAHPPLSLRSKYRAHKYQAEFHMSPVTSAHGGTYKCYGSRSSDPHRLSLPSDPLELMVSGQSESPKPQPSPTCPDPEGPEDQPLSPPGSGPQSGLGRYLEVLIGVSVAFVLLLFLLIFLLLRRQRQSKHRTSDQRRTDSQRPAGAAEPEPKDRSLLKRSSPAADVQEENLYAAMKDTQPEDGVEMDTQSPHDEDPQAVTYAPVKHSRPRREMASPPSPLSEEFLDTKDTQAEEDRQMDTEAAASEAPQDVTYAQLHSLTLRREATEPPPSQEREPPAEPSVYATLAIR
- the LOC129460676 gene encoding leukocyte immunoglobulin-like receptor subfamily B member 3 isoform X5, producing the protein MTRRTQPPSSHTLCVSLSCRHRGLIHLQSPGSLGGDAMAPTLTALLCLGLSLGPRTHTQAGPLPKPTLWAEPGSVIIRESPVTIWCRGTLEAEEYRLYKEESPASWDTQNPLEPRSKGRFSIPSMTQHHAGRYRCHYRSSAGWSEHSDPLELVVTGFYNKPTLSALPSPVVASGGNVTLQCGSQEGYHHFVLVKEGEHQLPWTLDSQQPHSGWFQALFPVGPVTPSHRWTFRCYYYYRSAPQVWSQPSDPLEILASGVSRKPSLLTLQGPVVASGETLTLQCGSDVGYDRFALYKDGQRDFLQRPGRQPQAGLSQANFTLGPVRGSHGGQYRCYGAHNLSSEWSAPSDPLDIQIAGQIYDTVSLSVQPGPTVASGENVSLLCQSWWQFDTFLLTKKGAAHPPLSLRSKYRAHKYQAEFHMSPVTSAHGGTYKCYGSRSSDPHRLSLPSDPLELMVSGPAGGSSPPLTGPPSTPGPEDQPLSPPGSGPQSGLGRYLEVLIGVSVAFVLLLFLLIFLLLRRQRQSKHRTSDQRRTDSQRPAGAAEPEPKDRSLLKRSSPAADVQEENLYAAMKDTQPEDGVEMDTQSPHDEDPQAVTYAPVKHSRPRREMASPPSPLSEEFLDTKDTQAEEDRQMDTEAAASEAPQDVTYAQLHSLTLRREATEPPPSQEREPPAEPSVYATLAIR
- the LOC129460676 gene encoding leukocyte immunoglobulin-like receptor subfamily A member 6 isoform X11, which encodes MTRRTQPPSSHTLCVSLSCRHRGLIHLQSPGSLGGDAMAPTLTALLCLGLSLGPRTHTQAGPLPKPTLWAEPGSVIIRESPVTIWCRGTLEAEEYRLYKEESPASWDTQNPLEPRSKGRFSIPSMTQHHAGRYRCHYRSSAGWSEHSDPLELVVTGFYNKPTLSALPSPVVASGGNVTLQCGSQEGYHHFVLVKEGEHQLPWTLDSQQPHSGWFQALFPVGPVTPSHRWTFRCYYYYRSAPQVWSQPSDPLEILASGVSRKPSLLTLQGPVVASGETLTLQCGSDVGYDRFALYKDGQRDFLQRPGRQPQAGLSQANFTLGPVRGSHGGQYRCYGAHNLSSEWSAPSDPLDIQIAGQIYDTVSLSVQPGPTVASGENVSLLCQSWWQFDTFLLTKKGAAHPPLSLRSKYRAHKYQAEFHMSPVTSAHGGTYKCYGSRSSDPHRLSLPSDPLELMVSGPAGGSSPPLTGPPSTPEGPEDQPLSPPGSGPQSGLGRYLEVLIGVSVAFVLLLFLLIFLLLRRQRQSKHRTSDQRRTDSQRPAGAAEPEPKDRSLLKRSSPAADVQEENLYAAMKDTQPEDGVEMDTQAAASEAPQDVTYAQLHSLTLRREATEPPPSQEREPPAEPSVYATLAIR
- the LOC129460676 gene encoding leukocyte immunoglobulin-like receptor subfamily B member 3 isoform X4, producing the protein MTRRTQPPSSHTLCVSLSCRHRGLIHLQSPGSLGGDAMAPTLTALLCLGLSLGPRTHTQAGPLPKPTLWAEPGSVIIRESPVTIWCRGTLEAEEYRLYKEESPASWDTQNPLEPRSKGRFSIPSMTQHHAGRYRCHYRSSAGWSEHSDPLELVVTGFYNKPTLSALPSPVVASGGNVTLQCGSQEGYHHFVLVKEGEHQLPWTLDSQQPHSGWFQALFPVGPVTPSHRWTFRCYYYYRSAPQVWSQPSDPLEILASGVSRKPSLLTLQGPVVASGETLTLQCGSDVGYDRFALYKDGQRDFLQRPGRQPQAGLSQANFTLGPVRGSHGGQYRCYGAHNLSSEWSAPSDPLDIQIAGQIYDTVSLSVQPGPTVASGENVSLLCQSWWQFDTFLLTKKGAAHPPLSLRSKYRAHKYQAEFHMSPVTSAHGGTYKCYGSRSSDPHRLSLPSDPLELMVSGPAGGSSPPLTGPPSTPGPEDQPLSPPGSGPQSGLGRYLEVLIGVSVAFVLLLFLLIFLLLRRQRQSKHRTSDQRRTDSQRPAGAAEPEPKDRSLLKRSSPAADVQEENLYAAMKDTQPEDGVEMDTQQSPHDEDPQAVTYAPVKHSRPRREMASPPSPLSEEFLDTKDTQAEEDRQMDTEAAASEAPQDVTYAQLHSLTLRREATEPPPSQEREPPAEPSVYATLAIR
- the LOC129460676 gene encoding leukocyte immunoglobulin-like receptor subfamily B member 3 isoform X10 gives rise to the protein MTRRTQPPSSHTLCVSLSCRHRGLIHLQSPGSLGGDAMAPTLTALLCLGLSLGPRTHTQAGPLPKPTLWAEPGSVIIRESPVTIWCRGTLEAEEYRLYKEESPASWDTQNPLEPRSKGRFSIPSMTQHHAGRYRCHYRSSAGWSEHSDPLELVVTGFYNKPTLSALPSPVVASGGNVTLQCGSQEGYHHFVLVKEGEHQLPWTLDSQQPHSGWFQALFPVGPVTPSHRWTFRCYYYYRSAPQVWSQPSDPLEILASGVSRKPSLLTLQGPVVASGETLTLQCGSDVGYDRFALYKDGQRDFLQRPGRQPQAGLSQANFTLGPVRGSHGGQYRCYGAHNLSSEWSAPSDPLDIQIAGQIYDTVSLSVQPGPTVASGENVSLLCQSWWQFDTFLLTKKGAAHPPLSLRSKYRAHKYQAEFHMSPVTSAHGGTYKCYGSRSSDPHRLSLPSDPLELMVSGPEDQPLSPPGSGPQSAPGLSSGAGTRAAGLGRYLEVLIGVSVAFVLLLFLLIFLLLRRQRQSKHRTSDQRRTDSQRPAGAAEPEPKDRSLLKRSSPAADVQEENLYAAMKDTQPEDGVEMDTQSPHDEDPQAVTYAPVKHSRPRREMASPPSPLSEEFLDTKDTQAEEDRQMDTEAAASEAPQDVTYAQLHSLTLRREATEPPPSQEREPPAEPSVYATLAIR
- the LOC129460676 gene encoding leukocyte immunoglobulin-like receptor subfamily A member 6 isoform X12, with amino-acid sequence MTRRTQPPSSHTLCVSLSCRHRGLIHLQSPGSLGGDAMAPTLTALLCLGLSLGPRTHTQAGPLPKPTLWAEPGSVIIRESPVTIWCRGTLEAEEYRLYKEESPASWDTQNPLEPRSKGRFSIPSMTQHHAGRYRCHYRSSAGWSEHSDPLELVVTGFYNKPTLSALPSPVVASGGNVTLQCGSQEGYHHFVLVKEGEHQLPWTLDSQQPHSGWFQALFPVGPVTPSHRWTFRCYYYYRSAPQVWSQPSDPLEILASGVSRKPSLLTLQGPVVASGETLTLQCGSDVGYDRFALYKDGQRDFLQRPGRQPQAGLSQANFTLGPVRGSHGGQYRCYGAHNLSSEWSAPSDPLDIQIAGQIYDTVSLSVQPGPTVASGENVSLLCQSWWQFDTFLLTKKGAAHPPLSLRSKYRAHKYQAEFHMSPVTSAHGGTYKCYGSRSSDPHRLSLPSDPLELMVSGPAGGSSPPLTGPPSTPGPEDQPLSPPGSGPQSGLGRYLEVLIGVSVAFVLLLFLLIFLLLRRQRQSKHRTSDQRRTDSQRPAGAAEPEPKDRSLLKRSSPAADVQEENLYAAMKDTQPEDGVEMDTQAAASEAPQDVTYAQLHSLTLRREATEPPPSQEREPPAEPSVYATLAIR
- the LOC129460676 gene encoding leukocyte immunoglobulin-like receptor subfamily B member 3 isoform X6 translates to MTRRTQPPSSHTLCVSLSCRHRGLIHLQSPGSLGGDAMAPTLTALLCLGLSLGPRTHTQAGPLPKPTLWAEPGSVIIRESPVTIWCRGTLEAEEYRLYKEESPASWDTQNPLEPRSKGRFSIPSMTQHHAGRYRCHYRSSAGWSEHSDPLELVVTGFYNKPTLSALPSPVVASGGNVTLQCGSQEGYHHFVLVKEGEHQLPWTLDSQQPHSGWFQALFPVGPVTPSHRWTFRCYYYYRSAPQVWSQPSDPLEILASGVSRKPSLLTLQGPVVASGETLTLQCGSDVGYDRFALYKDGQRDFLQRPGRQPQAGLSQANFTLGPVRGSHGGQYRCYGAHNLSSEWSAPSDPLDIQIAGQIYDTVSLSVQPGPTVASGENVSLLCQSWWQFDTFLLTKKGAAHPPLSLRSKYRAHKYQAEFHMSPVTSAHGGTYKCYGSRSSDPHRLSLPSDPLELMVSGPAGGSSPPLTGPPSTPGLGRYLEVLIGVSVAFVLLLFLLIFLLLRRQRQSKHRTSDQRRTDSQRPAGAAEPEPKDRSLLKRSSPAADVQEENLYAAMKDTQPEDGVEMDTQQSPHDEDPQAVTYAPVKHSRPRREMASPPSPLSEEFLDTKDTQAEEDRQMDTEAAASEAPQDVTYAQLHSLTLRREATEPPPSQEREPPAEPSVYATLAIR